One part of the Glycine max cultivar Williams 82 chromosome 14, Glycine_max_v4.0, whole genome shotgun sequence genome encodes these proteins:
- the LOC100793275 gene encoding F-box protein SKP2B-like isoform X1, with protein sequence MVGKESLRTEVLNLSFEKLMMVECGGNSGKGVNIKAGVITEWKDIPVELLMQILSLVDDQTVIIASEVCRGWREAICFGLTRLSLSWCSKNMNNLVLSLSPKFTKLQTLILRQDKPQLEDNAVETIANFCHDLQILDLSKSFKLTDRSLYAVALGCRDLTKLNISGCSAFSDNALAYLASFCRKLKVLNLCGCVKAASDTALQAIGHYCNQLQFLNLGWCENVSDVGVMSLAYGCPDLRTLDLCGCVLITDDSVIVLANRCPHLRSLGLYYCQSITDKAMYSLAQSKLNNRMWGSVKGGGNDDDGLRTLNISQCTALTPSAVQAVCDSCPSLHTCSGRHSLIMSGCLNLTSVHCVCAGQAHRAITLPHAAH encoded by the exons ATGGTTGGCAAGGAGAGTTTGAGAACTGAGGTCTTGAACTTGAGCTTTGAGAAGCTTATGATGGTTGAATGTGGTGGAAATAGTGGGAAAGGAGTGAACATTAAAGCTGGTGTGATCACGGAGTGGAAGGATATTCCAGTTGAGCTTTTGATGCAAATTTTGTCACTTGTGGATGATCAAACGGTTATCATAGCTTCTGAAGTGTGTCGTGGGTGGAGAGAGGCAATTTGCTTTGGCCTTACTCGGTTATCACTCTCATg GTGTAGCAAGAACATGAATAACTTGGTCCTATCCCTTTCTCCTAAATTCACAAAACTGCAGACTTTAATCCTTCGTCAAGACAAGCCTCAACTAGAGGACAATGCTGTTGAAACTATAGCAAATTTCTGTCATGACCTCCAAATCTTGGACCTCAGCAAAAGTTTCAAGCTTACTGATCGCTCATTGTATGCCGTAGCCCTTGGTTGTCGGGATCTTACAAAACTGAACATCAGTGGTTGTTCAGCCTTTAGTGACAATGCTCTGGCTTACCTGGCCAGTTTTTGTAGAAAGCTGAAAGTTTTGAATCTCTGTGGATGTGTTAAAGCTGCATCTGACACTGCGTTACAG GCAATTGGGCATTACTGCAATCAGTTACAGTTTTTGAACCTTGGGTGGTGTGAAAATGTCAGTGATGTTGGAGTGATGAGTTTAGCATATGGCTGCCCTGATCTTAGAACACTTGACTTATGTGGTTGTGTCCTTATAACAG ATGACAGTGTAATTGTCTTGGCAAACAGATGTCCTCATCTGAGGTCCCTTGGGCTGTACTACTGCCAAAGCATAACAGACAAGGCAATGTACTCTTTGGCACAAAGCAAATTGAACAACAGGATGTGGGGGTCTGTGAAAGGTGGTGGAAATGATGATGATGGACTAAGAACTCTGAACATTAGCCAATGCACAGCACTCACCCCTTCTGCTGTGCAGGCTGTGTGTGACTCATGCCCTTCCCTCCACACCTGTTCTGGAAGACACTCACTCATCATGAGTGGTTGTCTGAACCTGACTTCTGTGCATTGTGTTTGTGCTGGCCAAGCACACCGTGCTATCACTCTCCCTCATGCAGCTCATTGA